The Deltaproteobacteria bacterium genome window below encodes:
- a CDS encoding DUF4833 domain-containing protein — protein MKQFAYLCLILVGGLVSFVSPALGKGDFPLFFIERSKNRNIVQYSMRPSGEVVAYWVLENGEERGLTAVQRKFAYGIKSQRKLGKDRFEIILTAFKKRNILVKKTRDGYRAFVTIDGQEAVLDKIHVESRERWFGMPKVLFIDLFGRSSRKNFPIGERIYPH, from the coding sequence ATGAAACAATTTGCCTACCTGTGCCTTATTCTTGTGGGAGGTCTTGTCTCCTTCGTGTCCCCTGCGCTCGGCAAGGGCGACTTTCCTCTTTTCTTTATCGAGCGGAGCAAGAACAGGAACATAGTGCAGTATTCTATGCGTCCGTCTGGAGAGGTGGTGGCTTACTGGGTTCTCGAAAACGGCGAGGAACGGGGGCTCACCGCTGTTCAGAGAAAGTTCGCCTACGGTATAAAATCGCAGAGGAAACTGGGAAAAGACCGGTTCGAAATCATCCTAACCGCCTTCAAGAAAAGGAATATCTTGGTAAAGAAGACCCGCGACGGGTACAGGGCCTTCGTCACGATCGACGGGCAGGAGGCGGTCCTCGATAAGATCCATGTGGAATCCAGGGAGAGGTGGTTCGGCATGCCAAAGGTCCTCTTCATCGATCTTTTCGGCAGAAGCAGTCGGAAGAATTTCCCTATCGGGGAGCGGATCTATCCGCATTGA
- a CDS encoding TRAM domain-containing protein: protein MADQPRSGLIPGLEGDNMGSLILWIVLILACSLGGYMASGELTTSKTLALWGLLGGAVLAVLTILSVENMKKTPLRKVCGAVIGLLVGLVFARLLSGAVPLFVKPGSAAISGVIYAILGYVGLKIGLKKGEEFTLQSLRASKAGDGESFKILDTSVIIDGRIADVCETGFIEGVFIIPQFVLHELQHIADSPDPVKRTRGKRGLEILHRMQKSVDIEVRISDQDFPRIKEVDSKLVELAKRTGGTIITNDANLNKVAELQGVAVLNINALANALKPVVLPGEEINVYVLKEGKEPGQGVAYLDDGTMVVIENGRRFMGRSLDVVVTSVLQTTAGRMIFAKESLGTYGESIQHRQGWQRG, encoded by the coding sequence ATGGCAGATCAGCCACGAAGCGGACTCATACCCGGTCTGGAAGGAGACAACATGGGATCCTTAATTCTCTGGATAGTTTTGATCCTTGCTTGCTCGCTTGGAGGATACATGGCAAGCGGTGAACTGACTACTTCTAAAACCCTGGCACTCTGGGGGCTGCTGGGCGGAGCAGTACTGGCGGTCCTTACCATACTCTCTGTGGAGAACATGAAGAAGACCCCCCTGAGAAAGGTCTGCGGGGCAGTGATCGGCCTGCTGGTAGGACTGGTTTTTGCGCGGCTCCTTTCAGGGGCGGTCCCGCTCTTCGTCAAGCCCGGAAGCGCCGCCATCAGCGGGGTGATCTATGCTATCCTGGGCTATGTAGGGCTCAAGATAGGCCTGAAAAAGGGGGAGGAATTCACGCTCCAGAGTCTGAGAGCATCCAAGGCCGGTGACGGAGAGTCCTTCAAGATTCTCGACACGAGTGTCATTATCGACGGGAGGATCGCCGATGTCTGTGAGACCGGATTCATCGAGGGGGTCTTCATTATCCCCCAGTTCGTTCTCCATGAGCTGCAGCACATCGCCGACTCCCCTGACCCCGTGAAGAGGACCCGGGGCAAACGAGGGCTGGAGATCCTGCACAGGATGCAGAAATCGGTGGACATCGAGGTTCGCATCAGCGATCAGGATTTTCCCCGCATCAAGGAGGTGGACTCCAAGCTGGTGGAATTGGCCAAGAGAACCGGAGGCACGATCATAACCAACGATGCCAATCTCAATAAGGTCGCAGAGCTCCAGGGCGTTGCTGTACTCAACATCAACGCACTGGCAAACGCCTTGAAGCCCGTGGTTCTGCCTGGGGAAGAGATCAACGTCTATGTGCTCAAAGAGGGTAAGGAACCCGGCCAGGGTGTGGCCTATCTCGACGACGGGACCATGGTGGTAATCGAGAACGGGAGAAGGTTCATGGGCCGGTCCCTGGACGTGGTGGTGACAAGTGTCCTCCAGACAACCGCGGGACGCATGATCTTTGCAAAAGAGAGCCTCGGCACTTACGGTGAATCGATCCAGCACCGTCAGGGATGGCAAAGGGGTTAG
- a CDS encoding cysteine--tRNA ligase translates to MALRIYNTLTQKKETFEPLHPGEVRMYVCGVTVYDRCHIGHGRAAVVFDCIYRYLKAKGYRVTYVRNITDIDDKIINKALQEGVEARTIAERYIRDFQEDMKLLGVAPPTCEPKATDHLPDIIAMIEKLIEKGYAYSVNGKVFFSVSRFKGYGRLSHKRVEELLAGTRFEPDQDKREVADFALWKAAKPGEPWWPSPWGPGRPGWHIECSAMSTKYLGETLDIHGGGRDLVFPHHENEIAQSEAATGKTFVRYFVHNGFVTNQGVKMAKSLGNVVSIREVVEQADREAVRLLLLSHHYRSPVDFSKKALGEASEKMERFYLLLEEMDGRLKASPPSHIPVEELRRKIPPEQIDRLEPLLGFPERFQEAMDDDFNTALAIGHFHDMARVLNSILHQPGKNPLVDLSLLAFGSDCFKTHGAPLGLFQLDPASYLNQRKMKGLGKLTLEESEIIRLLEERDKARKAKDWKRADEIRKRLAAHKITLEDGPGGTRWRIAE, encoded by the coding sequence ATGGCTTTGCGGATCTACAACACTCTCACCCAGAAGAAGGAGACCTTCGAGCCTCTCCACCCTGGTGAGGTCCGCATGTACGTTTGCGGCGTCACAGTCTATGACAGATGCCATATCGGCCATGGCAGGGCAGCCGTTGTATTCGACTGCATTTACCGGTACCTGAAGGCAAAGGGCTACAGGGTCACCTATGTACGAAACATAACCGATATAGATGACAAGATCATCAACAAGGCCCTTCAGGAAGGCGTAGAGGCTCGGACCATAGCAGAGAGGTATATCAGGGATTTCCAGGAGGACATGAAACTCCTCGGGGTTGCTCCACCCACCTGCGAACCAAAGGCGACGGACCACTTACCTGACATTATCGCCATGATAGAGAAACTCATCGAAAAGGGTTACGCATACTCGGTCAACGGCAAGGTCTTCTTTTCCGTGTCCAGGTTCAAGGGGTACGGACGTCTATCCCACAAACGGGTGGAAGAACTCCTGGCCGGAACGCGGTTCGAGCCGGATCAAGACAAACGGGAAGTCGCGGATTTTGCCCTCTGGAAGGCCGCCAAGCCGGGTGAGCCCTGGTGGCCCAGCCCTTGGGGGCCAGGTAGGCCGGGATGGCACATCGAGTGTTCTGCCATGAGTACCAAATACCTGGGCGAAACGTTGGATATTCACGGGGGAGGGCGAGACCTTGTCTTCCCCCATCACGAAAACGAAATAGCCCAGTCAGAGGCGGCTACGGGTAAGACCTTTGTTCGATACTTCGTCCACAACGGGTTTGTCACCAATCAAGGGGTCAAGATGGCCAAGTCCCTGGGCAACGTCGTATCCATCAGGGAAGTGGTGGAACAGGCCGACCGGGAGGCGGTCCGCCTCCTCCTCCTTTCCCACCACTACCGAAGCCCTGTGGACTTCTCCAAGAAGGCCCTCGGAGAGGCCTCGGAAAAGATGGAGCGCTTCTACCTTCTCCTCGAGGAGATGGACGGCAGGCTGAAAGCCTCGCCTCCCTCGCACATCCCCGTGGAGGAGCTGAGACGGAAGATCCCCCCGGAACAGATAGACCGCCTGGAGCCCCTTCTCGGGTTTCCAGAACGGTTCCAGGAGGCGATGGATGACGATTTCAATACCGCCCTGGCTATCGGGCATTTCCACGACATGGCAAGGGTGCTCAACTCGATCCTCCATCAACCGGGGAAGAATCCTCTTGTCGACCTGTCTCTCCTCGCATTCGGAAGCGACTGTTTCAAGACCCATGGAGCTCCGCTCGGGCTGTTTCAGCTCGATCCTGCTAGCTATCTGAATCAGAGAAAGATGAAGGGCCTCGGAAAGCTCACTCTCGAAGAGAGCGAGATCATCCGTCTCCTCGAGGAAAGAGACAAAGCCCGGAAAGCAAAGGACTGGAAGCGTGCTGATGAAATCAGGAAGAGGTTGGCAGCCCACAAGATAACCCTGGAGGACGGCCCTGGTGGAACTCGCTGGCGGATCGCGGAATAA
- a CDS encoding CarD family transcriptional regulator: MFEIGDKAVYPGHGVGIIERIETREVSGGNKSFYVLKILDNGMTIRIPTDHAEMVGLREIIPEVQVPRVFQILKEKDVSVYNQTWNRRYREYMEKINTGSIFEIAEVLRDLYMLKSEKELSFGERKILDTAKNLLVTEIAIAMRAQEKEIVQELRTILEN; the protein is encoded by the coding sequence ATGTTTGAGATTGGGGACAAGGCTGTCTATCCTGGACATGGAGTCGGTATCATCGAGAGAATCGAGACCCGGGAGGTTTCCGGAGGCAACAAGAGCTTCTATGTGCTGAAGATCCTCGACAACGGGATGACTATCAGGATCCCCACGGACCATGCAGAGATGGTCGGGCTGAGGGAGATCATCCCGGAGGTTCAGGTCCCTAGGGTCTTCCAGATCCTCAAGGAGAAGGACGTTTCGGTTTACAACCAGACGTGGAATCGCCGCTACCGGGAGTACATGGAAAAGATCAATACGGGGTCGATTTTCGAGATAGCCGAAGTCTTGAGAGATCTCTATATGCTGAAAAGCGAGAAGGAGCTCTCCTTTGGTGAGCGAAAGATCCTTGACACTGCGAAGAACCTTTTGGTCACCGAGATCGCCATTGCAATGCGTGCCCAGGAGAAAGAAATAGTTCAAGAGCTCCGGACGATCCTGGAAAACTGA
- the fusA gene encoding elongation factor G: MAYRKRLEKTRNIGFVAHIDAGKTTVTERVLYYTGRTHRMGEVHDGDTVMDWMELEQERGITITSAVTTCTWKGHDIHIIDTPGHVDFTIEVERALRVLDGVVVVFCAVGGVEPQSETVWHQADKYGVPKVAFINKMDRVGADLHGTVQMMIDRLGTHPLLVQLPLGTEGGFRGIIDLIRFKAVVWHEETLGASYSEIDIPEEYREEAEVYRALLIERVAETDDFLTEKYLEGEPITEAELVHAIRKAAIAMKLVPVLCGSALKNKGIQPLLDAVASYLPSPLDVPGITGKNPKTGESETRLPDDHEPFSALAFKVMMEQGRKMVYVRVYSGSIGVGKEALNPRLGRMEKVSRIFRMHANHRERIDRASTGDIVAMMGLKGTTTGDTLCDRGAPILLEPIDFYKPVLSVAVEPRTNQDQEKLSLSLEKLAEEDPTFVVKFDEETGQTIISGMGELHLDVLVNRLQTEYNLPVNVGRPQVVYRETIEKTVTQTGRFLRQVDETRLFGEVTLRISPHERGRGVELTSSVPPEELPEEALQSIYEGIEDAATVGPIMGFPVTDIRVELVGVRFDQDNLSTMALKIAGSNALREGCERASPVLLEPIMSVSVVVPEEFMGEVLGDLKSRQADVEAIVPKGRVVHIQAFCPLTRMFGYSTDLRSLSQGRGTFSMQFSRYDKGSEK, encoded by the coding sequence ATGGCTTATAGGAAGAGGCTAGAAAAGACCAGGAATATCGGATTCGTGGCCCATATCGATGCGGGTAAGACGACCGTTACCGAAAGGGTTCTCTACTACACCGGGCGGACGCATCGGATGGGGGAGGTCCATGACGGTGACACCGTGATGGACTGGATGGAACTCGAACAGGAGCGAGGCATCACCATAACCTCCGCTGTGACTACGTGTACGTGGAAGGGCCACGATATTCATATCATAGACACCCCCGGCCACGTGGACTTCACTATCGAGGTGGAAAGGGCCCTGAGGGTCCTCGACGGTGTGGTGGTCGTGTTTTGCGCTGTGGGGGGCGTGGAACCGCAGTCGGAGACGGTTTGGCATCAGGCCGACAAGTACGGGGTTCCAAAGGTAGCGTTCATCAACAAGATGGACCGGGTAGGGGCGGATCTCCACGGTACGGTCCAGATGATGATAGATCGACTCGGGACCCACCCCCTCCTTGTCCAGTTGCCTCTGGGGACCGAGGGCGGGTTCCGGGGGATCATCGACCTTATTCGATTCAAGGCGGTTGTCTGGCATGAGGAAACCCTGGGCGCCTCGTACAGTGAGATCGATATTCCAGAGGAGTATCGCGAAGAGGCGGAGGTCTATCGAGCCCTGTTGATCGAAAGGGTGGCTGAGACCGACGATTTCTTGACCGAGAAATACCTCGAAGGAGAACCGATAACAGAGGCAGAGCTGGTCCACGCCATCAGGAAGGCCGCCATCGCCATGAAGCTCGTGCCTGTCCTGTGCGGTTCGGCCTTGAAGAACAAGGGAATCCAGCCTCTCCTCGATGCTGTGGCAAGCTACCTGCCCTCACCGTTGGACGTGCCGGGTATTACGGGGAAGAACCCGAAAACCGGTGAGTCGGAGACGCGGCTGCCGGATGACCACGAGCCCTTTTCGGCCCTGGCTTTCAAGGTCATGATGGAACAGGGAAGAAAAATGGTCTATGTGAGGGTCTACTCGGGGAGCATCGGGGTGGGGAAAGAGGCCCTCAACCCCCGGCTCGGTAGAATGGAGAAGGTTTCGAGGATCTTCCGGATGCACGCCAATCACCGTGAAAGGATAGACAGGGCCTCCACAGGGGACATCGTTGCCATGATGGGGCTGAAGGGCACCACTACGGGCGATACCCTCTGTGACAGGGGGGCCCCCATTCTACTTGAGCCGATCGATTTCTACAAACCCGTTCTCTCGGTGGCCGTCGAACCCCGGACAAATCAGGACCAGGAGAAACTCAGCCTGAGTCTCGAGAAGCTGGCCGAGGAGGACCCTACCTTTGTGGTGAAGTTCGATGAGGAGACCGGACAGACCATCATCTCGGGGATGGGGGAGCTCCATCTCGACGTGCTGGTGAATCGGCTCCAGACAGAGTACAATCTCCCGGTCAACGTGGGCCGCCCTCAGGTGGTCTACAGGGAGACCATAGAGAAGACCGTAACCCAGACCGGGAGATTCCTCCGCCAGGTGGACGAAACCCGTCTCTTCGGCGAAGTGACCCTGAGGATCTCGCCCCACGAGAGGGGGCGGGGGGTCGAATTGACCTCGTCGGTCCCTCCGGAGGAGCTGCCCGAGGAGGCCCTTCAGAGCATCTATGAGGGGATAGAGGATGCGGCTACTGTGGGGCCCATCATGGGTTTCCCCGTTACCGACATAAGAGTGGAACTGGTGGGCGTCAGGTTCGACCAGGATAATCTCTCCACCATGGCCCTGAAGATTGCGGGCTCCAACGCATTGCGCGAGGGGTGCGAGAGGGCGAGCCCGGTGCTTCTCGAACCCATCATGTCGGTAAGTGTGGTAGTTCCCGAGGAGTTCATGGGAGAGGTGCTCGGAGACCTGAAATCGAGGCAGGCCGATGTGGAGGCGATTGTTCCAAAGGGGAGAGTCGTCCATATCCAGGCCTTCTGCCCTTTGACCCGGATGTTCGGCTATTCCACGGACCTGAGGTCGCTCAGCCAGGGCCGGGGTACCTTCTCCATGCAGTTCTCACGGTATGACAAGGGTTCCGAGAAGTGA
- a CDS encoding pyridoxal phosphate-dependent aminotransferase — protein MVRFDRIDHGFVRRRAALKWGPWPEDVISLSVADIDFRSPPEIKEGIMRALEEDRTPYGPCGGDPDVLEVVCEKLNRVNGIPATPEDVHMIPGTMFGIFLSCYYALRPGDEAVICPAPVYPPFMENVDYAGATAVFSPLDFSSDLALDLDDLRRRITGRTRMLMVCNPHNPTGRVLSREELESIGAIAQERDLLVFADELYEDMVFEGEHVSFASLSGDMFERTLAVYGFSKAYGIPGFRIAYLVNRGRHMKELKKRLHGMIVHTDTLAQAAAKAALIHGRPWLRVFMAHLERMRDYGLRRLAQIPGVWCPRPKATPFLFPNLASFGMTSLQITEYLKNEARVIVQSGSDFGPHGEGHVRINVATAPSVLEEAFDRIEAALRKLG, from the coding sequence ATGGTAAGGTTTGATCGCATCGACCACGGGTTTGTTCGGAGGCGGGCTGCGCTCAAGTGGGGGCCGTGGCCGGAGGATGTGATCTCCCTCTCGGTGGCGGACATCGATTTCAGGAGTCCGCCCGAGATCAAGGAGGGAATCATGAGGGCCCTTGAGGAGGACCGGACGCCCTACGGTCCATGCGGGGGCGACCCCGACGTCCTCGAGGTGGTCTGTGAGAAGCTAAACCGTGTCAACGGGATTCCGGCTACTCCTGAGGACGTCCACATGATCCCGGGCACGATGTTCGGCATTTTTCTGTCTTGCTACTATGCGCTGAGACCGGGCGATGAGGCGGTGATCTGCCCTGCTCCTGTCTATCCTCCCTTCATGGAAAACGTGGATTATGCGGGGGCGACCGCTGTCTTCAGTCCCCTGGATTTTTCCAGTGACCTGGCCCTCGACCTGGATGATCTCCGGCGCCGGATCACGGGTCGGACCCGTATGCTGATGGTGTGCAACCCGCACAACCCAACGGGGCGTGTTCTCAGCCGTGAGGAGCTCGAGTCGATCGGAGCCATCGCCCAAGAGCGGGACCTGCTGGTATTCGCGGATGAGCTCTATGAGGACATGGTCTTCGAGGGGGAGCATGTGAGTTTCGCTTCCCTCAGTGGTGATATGTTCGAGAGGACCCTGGCGGTTTACGGATTCAGCAAGGCCTACGGCATTCCCGGGTTCCGCATCGCCTACCTGGTAAATCGGGGCCGCCACATGAAAGAGCTGAAGAAGCGGCTCCACGGGATGATTGTTCATACCGATACACTGGCCCAGGCCGCGGCCAAGGCGGCCCTGATCCATGGCCGGCCCTGGCTTCGCGTCTTCATGGCCCATCTTGAGAGGATGCGGGATTATGGGCTCCGGAGGCTGGCCCAGATCCCCGGAGTCTGGTGTCCCCGGCCCAAGGCTACCCCTTTCCTCTTCCCGAATCTGGCCTCCTTTGGGATGACAAGCCTGCAAATAACCGAATATCTCAAGAATGAGGCGCGGGTGATCGTGCAGAGCGGATCGGATTTCGGGCCTCACGGAGAGGGGCATGTTCGAATCAATGTCGCAACTGCGCCCTCTGTGCTTGAAGAGGCGTTCGACCGGATCGAAGCGGCCCTCAGGAAGCTCGGGTGA
- a CDS encoding FAD-binding protein: MLADYRVIIVGAGPAGIFAALTLKAGGLDDILILEQGKEIEGRRRDTAKDLLCGWGGAGAFSDGKLTLSPEVGGFLEEFVSRDQLSPLLVETDRLYVHYGAPQKTYGSPSAQTEELAQKARLAGMDFIPTEIRHVGTENLVRILKRMREDLKGGATVSTNTRVEHLWGEEGRVRGVILEGGQRLTADYVIAGPGRIGADWAREETRRLGIASSPNPVDIGLRVETPAAILIHLTDATYECKLIYNSTTFDDKVRTFCMNPHGEVVTEESNGIVTVNGHSYARKKTENTNFAILVSSTFTEPFDDPINYGKFIATLANLLGKGVIIQRLGDLMKGRRSTPERISRCITRPTLPSATPGDLSFVLPYRYLKDIMEMLEALDKIAPGIYSRHTLLYGVEVKFYSNRIMLSPGLESQLENLFFVGDGAGITRGLLQASASGTIAAREILKRA, translated from the coding sequence CTGTTGGCCGACTACAGGGTGATCATCGTCGGTGCCGGCCCTGCGGGAATCTTTGCCGCCCTGACCCTCAAGGCCGGGGGGCTCGATGATATCCTGATCCTCGAGCAGGGCAAGGAGATAGAAGGGCGACGGCGGGATACGGCAAAGGATCTCCTCTGCGGGTGGGGAGGCGCCGGTGCTTTCAGCGACGGAAAGCTGACCCTTTCCCCGGAAGTAGGGGGATTCCTTGAGGAATTCGTCTCAAGAGACCAACTCAGCCCGCTCCTTGTAGAAACCGATCGCCTCTATGTCCACTACGGGGCGCCTCAAAAGACCTATGGGTCTCCCTCGGCGCAGACAGAAGAGCTTGCCCAAAAGGCCAGACTGGCGGGGATGGACTTCATCCCCACGGAGATCCGCCATGTGGGAACCGAGAACTTGGTGAGAATCCTCAAGAGGATGCGGGAAGATCTCAAGGGGGGTGCAACCGTCAGTACAAACACCCGGGTGGAGCACCTGTGGGGGGAAGAAGGGCGAGTTCGAGGAGTAATCCTTGAAGGCGGGCAAAGGCTCACTGCCGATTACGTGATCGCGGGTCCAGGACGGATAGGGGCGGACTGGGCAAGGGAGGAGACGAGGCGCCTGGGCATCGCTTCATCACCAAATCCGGTGGACATCGGCCTTCGAGTGGAGACCCCCGCTGCGATTCTGATCCACCTCACCGATGCAACCTATGAATGCAAACTCATCTACAACTCCACCACCTTCGATGACAAGGTCAGGACTTTCTGCATGAATCCCCATGGAGAGGTCGTCACCGAAGAGAGCAATGGGATAGTCACGGTCAATGGCCACAGCTATGCGAGGAAGAAGACGGAAAACACCAATTTCGCAATTCTGGTTTCCAGCACTTTTACCGAACCCTTCGATGACCCTATCAATTACGGGAAGTTTATTGCCACCCTGGCCAATCTCCTCGGCAAGGGCGTGATCATTCAGCGACTTGGCGACCTTATGAAAGGGAGGCGGTCCACACCGGAACGGATATCCAGGTGTATTACCAGGCCCACCCTTCCCTCGGCTACTCCGGGGGACCTGAGCTTTGTGCTGCCCTATCGGTACCTCAAAGACATCATGGAGATGCTCGAGGCCCTGGACAAGATCGCTCCCGGGATCTACTCCCGCCACACCCTTCTGTACGGCGTTGAGGTGAAGTTCTATTCCAACCGGATCATGCTCTCACCCGGCCTCGAATCCCAGCTGGAGAACCTCTTCTTCGTCGGCGACGGCGCCGGGATAACCCGGGGGCTTCTCCAGGCATCGGCCAGCGGTACCATAGCGGCCAGGGAAATCCTCAAGAGAGCATAA
- a CDS encoding 2-C-methyl-D-erythritol 2,4-cyclodiphosphate synthase, translated as MRIGWGYDLHPLVEGRALVLGAVKVPFKRGLHGHSDGDALIHAVCDAMLGAMGAGDLGRLFPDTDPKLAGIESSRLLEEIAQKARQRGYRIHNVDATIVAQMPRLADYLPEMELNLAKTLRIDRRKINVKATSPEGIGAIGRGEAIAAQCVVLMEREQSTHDP; from the coding sequence ATGAGAATCGGCTGGGGTTACGACCTTCACCCCCTCGTGGAAGGGAGAGCACTGGTCCTGGGAGCTGTAAAGGTTCCCTTCAAGAGGGGACTCCACGGACACTCCGACGGGGATGCCCTGATCCATGCCGTCTGCGATGCGATGCTTGGGGCAATGGGGGCAGGGGATCTGGGAAGGCTCTTCCCCGACACCGACCCCAAACTCGCCGGCATAGAAAGCAGCCGCCTTCTGGAGGAGATCGCTCAAAAGGCAAGACAGCGAGGGTACAGAATTCACAACGTGGATGCCACCATCGTGGCCCAGATGCCGAGGCTGGCCGACTATCTTCCCGAAATGGAGCTGAACCTGGCGAAAACCCTCCGGATAGACAGACGGAAAATCAACGTGAAGGCCACCTCTCCTGAGGGAATCGGAGCAATCGGCCGGGGAGAGGCTATTGCCGCTCAGTGCGTCGTACTCATGGAGCGTGAACAAAGCACCCACGACCCGTGA
- a CDS encoding biotin--[acetyl-CoA-carboxylase] ligase: protein MKTPDSAVDESILAALEERGGYVSGEELSRRLGLSRAAVWKRIRLLRDGGYGIRARTRRGYLLVEKPDVLSGREVGRNLDTRIVGRELYTFDDVTSTNDLAYEAAVKGAGEGAAVIADSQTRGRGRLNRSWISPGGKNLYLSVVLRPVIPPSLVSILTYMGAVAAAEALEEDFALGVELKWPNDVLVRGRKLAGLLNEVKAEADRVDFVVLGFGVNLNMGEEDFPHDVLNNATSVMMETGRRVSRVRFARSLLKSIDSWYRALLVHGSGLALARWEDAAAIRGKTVEVSSFGRIHRGVAEGLDQNGALILRKGEGEVIRIVAGDLREEEGR, encoded by the coding sequence ATGAAAACTCCGGACTCTGCCGTCGATGAGTCGATCCTCGCCGCCCTTGAGGAACGAGGGGGCTATGTGTCGGGGGAGGAGCTGAGCCGTCGGCTCGGCCTGTCGAGGGCTGCGGTCTGGAAGAGGATCAGATTATTGAGGGACGGGGGTTACGGGATCCGGGCCAGGACCCGCCGGGGTTACCTTCTGGTCGAGAAGCCCGATGTCCTGTCGGGCAGGGAAGTAGGGCGGAATCTCGATACGAGGATCGTCGGCAGAGAGCTGTACACTTTTGATGATGTGACATCTACAAACGATCTGGCATATGAAGCGGCCGTCAAGGGCGCCGGGGAAGGAGCGGCTGTGATAGCCGATTCGCAGACCAGAGGCCGGGGGCGGTTGAATCGTTCTTGGATCTCTCCAGGGGGCAAGAACCTCTATCTCTCAGTCGTTCTCAGGCCTGTAATCCCTCCCTCCCTGGTTTCAATCCTGACTTACATGGGGGCGGTGGCCGCGGCCGAGGCCCTTGAAGAGGATTTTGCCTTGGGAGTGGAGCTCAAGTGGCCGAATGACGTTCTGGTTCGGGGGAGAAAGCTGGCAGGGCTGCTCAACGAGGTGAAGGCAGAGGCTGATCGGGTCGATTTTGTGGTCCTCGGTTTCGGGGTCAATCTCAATATGGGTGAGGAGGACTTTCCCCATGACGTCCTCAACAATGCGACCTCTGTAATGATGGAAACCGGCCGCAGGGTCTCGAGAGTCCGGTTCGCCAGGTCTCTTCTCAAGAGCATCGATTCCTGGTACCGGGCTCTGCTTGTTCACGGGAGCGGTTTGGCCCTGGCCAGGTGGGAAGATGCGGCGGCTATCCGCGGGAAAACCGTGGAAGTGAGTTCCTTCGGCAGGATCCATCGGGGCGTGGCCGAGGGGCTCGACCAGAACGGCGCTCTTATCCTTCGAAAGGGGGAGGGCGAGGTGATTCGCATCGTTGCAGGGGACCTGAGGGAGGAAGAGGGGCGATAG
- the ispD gene encoding 2-C-methyl-D-erythritol 4-phosphate cytidylyltransferase codes for MAKGLDVKRRGRRVAALIVAAGEGCRMGTPRPKPFVLLKDVPILAYALHPFEICSRIQSLYPVLRQQDLPSWQGEILDRFPFKKTRQPVVGGPSRQDSVRLGLEAITEDIDTVLIHDGARPFVDGSLLDQLLDTMEGVQAAVLAVPARDTMKVVSPSGRVLETPDRKGLWHIQTPQAFDFSVILEAHQRAAADGIVATDDAALVERLGVPVTVVEGSYRNIKITTPEDLIMARALLENGGGISLESWKPL; via the coding sequence ATGGCAAAGGGGTTAGACGTGAAGAGACGGGGGAGGAGAGTCGCCGCACTGATCGTGGCCGCCGGGGAGGGCTGCCGGATGGGTACCCCTCGGCCAAAGCCCTTTGTCCTGCTGAAGGATGTGCCGATTCTCGCTTATGCTCTCCATCCCTTTGAGATCTGCAGCCGCATTCAGAGCCTCTATCCGGTCCTCCGGCAGCAGGATCTCCCCTCATGGCAAGGGGAGATTCTCGACAGGTTTCCCTTCAAAAAGACAAGACAACCGGTCGTTGGAGGGCCGAGCCGCCAGGATTCCGTCCGGCTCGGCCTCGAGGCGATCACAGAGGATATCGATACGGTCCTGATTCATGATGGGGCCCGTCCCTTTGTGGATGGATCCCTGCTCGATCAGCTCCTCGATACCATGGAGGGGGTCCAGGCTGCTGTCCTCGCCGTACCGGCAAGGGACACGATGAAGGTAGTCTCGCCCTCGGGCCGGGTACTGGAGACACCGGACCGTAAAGGTCTGTGGCACATTCAGACTCCCCAGGCCTTCGACTTCAGTGTCATCCTCGAGGCCCATCAAAGAGCCGCAGCAGACGGCATTGTGGCCACAGACGATGCCGCCCTGGTGGAGCGGTTGGGCGTGCCTGTGACAGTGGTGGAGGGCTCTTACAGAAACATTAAGATAACTACTCCTGAAGATCTGATCATGGCCCGCGCCCTCTTGGAGAACGGGGGAGGAATCTCATTGGAATCCTGGAAACCGCTATGA